Below is a window of Salvelinus alpinus chromosome 5, SLU_Salpinus.1, whole genome shotgun sequence DNA.
acttgcacgaacgcacacacacacacacacacacacacacacacacacacacacacacacacacacacacacacacacacacacacacacacacacacacacacacacacacacacacacacacacacacacacacacacatcagaaccatggacagccacatcatattcagattacgttgattggactacattgtttttggtatcttttagttgtcactgtattagattaagcagaggtgatttgatgatgttgaaatgttgaagttgaaatggtgctggaatagtgaagGCAGCTCCttttttctttgtgacttgcgataactctctgtggttctaaatcagtagttgtttagtagtACGAAAATGTTGGAAACtgtaacttgcttgaccatgctgtaaatCATGTTAGTTTGTTAGATGCAATATGTTTGTGGACTTCAcaggacagaggttgctctccggttttgtgacgAAACAAAGgtgtagttgaatttattctgccattgTCCCTTGTTATTGTCTCGGCCGTAGGCTTATATATCACAgcggcaaggcatatgaactaacatgaTTTATAGAGTAAACAACACAATTACcacaacataggttgtaatacAGCTTTTATATCTGGCTTGGCtttcccagtgattttacccacgcataGCTActgagacaacaagtgctcattgtgcaaatgcatttatgttttcaataaacattggagactaaatatagaTGACATGtttcaacaatctaagccaaccccgtctgttttgccccatagctGAGCACACGTCGGtcttgttgctaaacaaccaacccctcTATAGCAgtagcaatccagggtttatatacgtGATTTTACTGTAACCAATTCCCCTTTGTCACGTCCTCTGAGGAAAGACTCTCAGCCAATCACCGTTCACCATCTGTAAGCATGGCGGCGGACTTCAGGTGGGGATGTGCTGTGCTCTTGCTCTGTACGTATTTGATATGTATTTTAGCAACGGACGGTCAAGATAACAAGCCCAAGAAGAAGAAAGATATCCGGGATTACAATGATGCTGATATGGCACGGCTTTTGGAAGAATGGGAGGTAAACAACACGTTTTTAACTCGGTTAATAGCTGCTTTTCAGTTACTCAGACAGCTGGCTAGCAACTCGGCTAACTAAATGGCTAATCAgaaagctagctaactaacgtgcGCAACATAATTCCTGTCTGATCTCAATGATCTTCGTAGCTTGCTAGATAGCTACAAGCCCCAAATTATTGCTCCTTCCTGATAAGGTATAACTGTCATGCAGCATCATAGCTATAGTCCATTGTATTATATACCGTAACTAGCTAACCTTGACCTGCTAAGTTAGCGATATGTTTGTTAATGagtgaactagctagctaaccaggaAGTCATCCTGTTTCACGTGATATATTCTTTGCAGCTGGGtatccatcaatcaatcaaatgtatcagcagatgtcacagtgctatacagaaacccagcctaaaaccccaaacagcaagcaatgctcgTTGCACTCTCCACACAACTTTCTTTGATGTCTATCTAGCTAACTAGTTAACTAGGATAGCCAATTTACTATTCTGTTCCTATTTGAATGAATAGCTTTGTTGCATTACTGAAGTACTTGTAGTCAATGATATCATTCATTGTGTAATAGGTCGAACTCAGTCTCATCTCTTCCTCCCCACTTCTTTCAGAAAGACGATGACATCGAGGAGGGCGACCTCCCTGAGCACAGACGGTCCCCCCCGCCTATCGACTTTTCCAAGGTGGATGCTTCCAAGCCTGAGGAGCTGCTGAAGATGTCCAAGAAGGGAAAAACTCTGATGGTGTTTGCCACGGTGGCGGGAGAGCCTACGGAGAAGGAAACCGAGGAGGTGACCAGTCTGTGGCAGAGCAGCCTCTTCAATGCCAATTTTGACATCCAGAGGTAGGCCTATACTTCAGTCCAATGCAGCATTTCTCAAACCTTTCTCATTGTATAATGGCCTGCAAACCTACTGTGCTGGACTGTGCGCTATTTCACGGTTGGCCTAAGTCTGTACTGCTAAGAACATTTTTATATATAAACAAATAAATCCCTACTAACTTATAACAAACCCTCCCAAGCTCTTCAAACTTTCTCTATCATGCTGAgataatccatctttaggattATTTAGCATTTCAAAAATAATGTTGACTAACATCTGTTACCCACGATAGCTCTGTTGTCATATCCACAATAATCTTCAACCTGGCATTTCTGCTTTCCACAATCTGAGTCGTGGTAATAACCTTTCCAATGAAAGCTATGAAGTCAGTTTGATTTACTATCAGTGTCCTTTGACACAGCACAGTGGGATTTTTAGGCCATATTGGGCAATATGGCCTAAAAATCCCACTGTGCTGTGTCAAAggacacgtttccactgctccagcccTATCTCTATTTAtttttacaaaatatatatatattttatttttttgtataaaATGTTCTCAAaatggctctgtgcaggtcagtcaaattcttccacaatctcaacaaaccatttctgtatggacctcgctttatgcatgggggtattgtcatgctgaaacagtaaagggccttccccaaactgttgccacaaagttggaagcacagaattgtctagaatgtcattgtatgctgtagcgttaagagttccctggaactaaggggcttagcccgaaccatgaaaaacagccccagaccattcttcctccaccaaactttgcattcggcactatgcattcggtcaggtagcgttctcctggcatccgccaaacccagattcgtctgtcggactgccagatggtgaagcgtgattcatcactccagagaacacgtttccactgctccagagtccaatgacggcaagctttacaccactccagccaacgcttggcattgtgtgcggctgctctgccatggaaacttCCAATTGAGAGTTTCCATTATCAGAATCTTCCCCTGCTAAGCTTGGCTAGCACAGAATGTTAGCAGTCTATCATTTCCAATGAACCGGGCTAGTTTGacttcacctctctctttctttacggCATTGGTTAATGGGATAGGGTGTCACATCAAACACCACCACAACTTTCCACTTCGACACAATATTACTCTTGTTCCCTACCTTCACCGTCTTCATGCTCTCTGCACTGGAAGCACCACTGCTTTCAGTAGCATGGTCTCTTTTTCCTATTACTTTCCACTACAGACCATTCAGGTCTTTGACCCTCATCCTCCCGCTCCATATCATCAGAACGATCACCCATATTGATCACATTCTAGTGCATCTGTAGCTTCTCCAACCTTCTCTCCATTTCCTTCATCGCTGCCTCCTCACTCGCTGCCATCACTGCGCGTCGCTCCGAGTCTGGTTGGTTCCATCAAGTCACCATGTGTGGAAGGCTAATCCTCTCACCTGGCTGTGCGTCATACCAGTTCATGAAGCTGCTGCTGCTTCTTCCTTCCACAGTGGGAGAGGCTATACAGATATGCCTGGTGCCCTCCTTTCCACCTCTAGGCCCCTGGCAAGTATTTGGTATATTctagagctagcacacctgattctaatggTCAACTAATCACCAAGCCATTGACGACTAATTAAATCAGGTATGTTAGTTTAGGGCTACAACCAGATAGTCCATTTTGACATCCAGAGGTAGGCGCTAATGTTAAAAAGGACAGCTAAAGCGGTGAGCCTTAGTTCTGCTCCTGGAGAAACTGCCATCATTGACTGCTAGTTTCGTCCCAGTTTAGTGCCATCacacctgattaaactaatcaaTTGATTAGTTGAATCGGGTGTTTTTACCGATGAACAGGATTGAAGATCTCTGAACAACACATTGATTGTTATGCTCCTAAGAAGGAATAAGCCTAGGTATGTTTGATAGAATTAGCATTGCACCATCCTGAGAACTCTTGATAAAGAACAGAGGTTCGACATCATTGAACCTCTGGTTTGAGAGAGATGATATGATAGCTAAAGAGCTGTAGTTAATGTAATCTTGTTTGGGTTGGCACACACTAGTATGTAACCAAACACACTAATACGTAACCAAACTAGGgctgcacattttggggaatattcggaggtggaaactttccgtgagAATAtatgggaatatatgggaattaacgggaatatattaataccatttaaatgtatatgtttttttgcattggatatatttactatatcatatggagacaaaaaaataaaccttttaccttaagtagacataattgcaaactattaaatccttccaatagaaatgttgaaaaaacaatttagttacgaattgaactttaattaaatgagttgattCTTCACaagggatgatttcactgaacaacaaaagggaatattgaatgatccccaatgatccatcgcatctcccaaaaacgttttcaacatacatctgtaaaatgatagtctagaaactacaactttggttgtcttcctctcaggcttccatgtcttctccctggacctcctcaatgaccacctcttgaacatcagactctgaggcctcatcttcactgtcactttccaaccttgttgaggatggctcgttgtcaggctcaaaaagcctcaaatttgtccGGATGGCCACcgatttttcaacccttgtattggtcagcctgttgcgtgctttggtgtgtgtgttcccaaacaaggaccagttgcgctctgaggtggctgatgttggtggaatttggaggatgatggaggcaacagaggaaagagcctcagatccactaagtcccttccaccaggtggctgatgagatatgttggcacgactgccatattgcatctccatcccaaagcccttgcttggaagtgtacttcgccagactgccaagaaccttgccctcatctaggccaaggtggtgagacatggtagtgatgacaccataggccttgttgatctctgcaccagacaggatgctcttgccagcatacttggggtccaacgtgtacgctgcggcgtgtgtGGGCTTCAGGCAGAGAAGTCtgcacgctttttgatgtatttcagaactgcagttttctcagcttggagcaacagtgaagtgggcagggcagtacggatttcttctcttacatctgcaagcagagtctgaacatccgACAGGATGGCATTGTGCAATGGCTATAGGTTttaggagtttcaggctgcttataACTCTCTCCCAAAATGCATCATCCAAGAGGATcctccatatcggcagactgtaatatggccatttcttggagagactccttcccctccaggagactgtcaaacttgatgacaacaccaccccaacaggtgttgctgggcagcgtcaatgtggtgctcttattcttctcactttgcttggtgaggtatatttctgctataacttgatgaccgtTCACaaacctaaccatttccttggctctcttgtggAGTGTAtgcattgttttcagtgccatgatgtctttggggagcagattcaatgcatgagcagcacagccaatggatgtgatgtgagggtaggactcctccactttagaccaagcagccttcatgttcgcagcattgtctgtcaccagtgcaaataccttctgtggtccaaggtcattgatgactgccttcagctcatctgcaatgtagagaccggtgtgtctgttgtcccttgtgtctgtgctcttgtagaatattgGTTGACGGGtgtagatgatgtagttaattattccttacccacgaacattcgaccacctaTCAGAGATGACTGCaatagtctgctttctctatgatttgcttgaccttcacttgaactctgcatccagaaaatgagtagataaagcatgtctggttggaggggtgtatgctgggcgtcGAACATTctgaaatctcttccaatacacattgcctgtgagcatcagaggtgaaccagttgcatacacagctcgagcaagacaatctgcatttctctgactacgttcctccattgagtcaaaaaaaaacttctgattccaggagaaccatgagctgttgctattgcTAAtttgtctgattcataattttcacctctaATAGAAGTAGAgcgacttttgtcagaggttgtgagtgctgagggaactttatgcacttggccagatgattctgcatctttgcagcattcttcacatatgatttgacacagtatttgcaaatgtacacagcttttccttctacattagctgcagtgaaacatCTGATGTGTGGGGACAAAATCGTGggattttcctgtaaagattagaaagagtaaaaaaaaaaaataacaattccatgtacagataaatagttaagcagttagattaaacaactcctttgtaagataaatgttttaaaatgaaacatgtatggaaacgggtgaattaacactcctcagttagcaggctcaagcaagctaaaaaccacatggtagcaaaaattaactagcagaaattgttaacaagttagaaattatttaaacactttgctgtaggctactatttactagttaacaaaaacgaatgtatgtcatataaaatatattcacctcaCCCAGTAATGTAATCAACTTACCAGAacgcatgtacagttgaagtcagaagtttacatacacttaggttggcgtcattaaaactcgttttccaaccactccacaaatttcttgttaacctctctgggatatgtgggaccctagcgtcccaactggccaacatccagtgaaaatgcagagcgccaaattcaaagaaattactataaaaattaaactttgatgaaatcacacattcaatataccaaattaaagctacacttgttgtgaatccagccaacgtgtcagatttcaaaaatgctttacggcgaaagcaaacgatgctattatctgaggatagcaccaaagcaaacaaacacagaccatcatatttcaaccctccaggcgcgacacaaaacgcagaaataaagatataatttatgccttacctttgaggagcgtcttctgttggcactccaatatgtcccataaacatcacaaatggtccttttgttcgattaattgcgtcgatatatatccaaaatgtccatttatttgccgcgtttgatccagaaaaacaccggttccaacaagcgcaacgtgactacaaaatatctcaaaagttacctgtaagctttgtccaaacaaggaggcctacaaacctgactcggttacaccagctctgtcaggaggaatgggccaaaattcactcaacttattgcgggaagcttgtggaaggctacccgaaacgtttgacccatgttaaacaatttaaaggcaatgctaccaaatactaattgagtgtatgtaaacttctgacccactgggaatgtgatgaaagaaataaaagctgaactaaaataattctctctactattattcagactagaggttgaccgattattatttttcaataccgataccgattattggaggacaaaaaaagccgataccgattaatcggccgatttaaaaaataaaataaaaataaataaaaaagtgtatatatatcacacacacacacatttttgtaataatgacaattgcaacaatactgaatgaacactattttaacttaatataatacataaataaaatcaatttagtctcaaataacatgagcagagcttgtctgcatggtcccctgtcagtctgctcctccgcgaaacacagaccttatttgaagtagatcaagaccttctctatggaagacatgaacggtaaaataacgaaggaacccctttcaagttcagccgcaagttattacaggaattataacgtgttgactatttctctctaaaccatatacctttgactaatccggaaactatcacctcaaaatacggaacggaataaacgttttgttttcatctaacgggtggcatccatgagtctaaatattcctgttacattgcacaaccttcaatgttatgtcataattacgtaaaattctggcaaattagttcgcaaagagccaggcggcccaaactgttgcatataccctgactctgcgggcaatgaacgcaagagaaatgacacaatttcacctggttaatattgcctgctaacctggatttcttttagctaaatatgcaggtttaaaaatatatacttgtgtattgattttaaggcattggtgtttatggttaagtacacattggagcaatgacagtcattgattgattgttttctataagataagtttaatgctagctagcaacttaccttagcttactgcattcgcgtaacaggcaggctcctcgtggagtgcaatgtaatcaggtgttagagcattggactagttaactgtacggttgcaagattgaatcccccgagctgacaaggttaaaaacctgttcctaggccgtcattgaaaataagaatgtgttcttaactgacttgcctagttaaataaagattaaataaaggtgcaattttttttttttaatattggCAAATCggtgcccaaaaataccgatttccgattgttatgaaaacttgaaatcggccctaattaatcggccattccgattaatcggtcgacctctaattcagacatttcacattcttaaaataaagtggtgatcttaactgacctaaaacagggaatttttacttggattaaatgtcaggaattgtgaaactgagccatatacatttaaactaagGTGTTTGtagacttctgacttcaactgtagtccttggctcagacagtctagtagtgtgggctcaatagcatgtCATTAGtttgcaagatcttgagaataagctgtacatgtgatggaagagtgcactgtgcatgcagagggttgcaattccattgaattgtggatagtttaaccaaaatatgccagaacctagaattgccttatgtgtatcccacaaaaaaggttcactgttataagctaacttttttgatgaatttaagcgaAATTCCCAggttaacttcccatggaaatttcccgaccctttgcaaccctaaaccaaacacACTAATACTGTACGTAACCAAACAAAATGTTGACAATAGATTAGTTcattattgtaaaaaataaatgttgtttttGCGGTTTTCTTTATTCCCAGACTTTAGACTTTGGCTAATGTCCCATGTTGTACCTCTCCCCTCGTACTGTAGGTTCGTGGTGGGCTCCAACCGGGTCATCTTCATGCTGCGAGATGGCAGCTTCGCGTGGGAGGTCAAGGACTTCCTGGTGGCCCAGGAACGCTGCGCCGAGGTCACTGTGGAAGGCCAGGTGTTCCCTGGGAAGGCTGCCAAGAAGGATGACAGCGCCAAGGCAAAGCAGCAGAACGAAGTGAACACCAAAAAGAAGGGCAAGAAGAAGTCGGAGGGCAAGAAACCCGACCTGGACGGCAACAAAGCGAGTAAAGACAA
It encodes the following:
- the mesd gene encoding LRP chaperone MESD, with protein sequence MAADFRWGCAVLLLCTYLICILATDGQDNKPKKKKDIRDYNDADMARLLEEWEKDDDIEEGDLPEHRRSPPPIDFSKVDASKPEELLKMSKKGKTLMVFATVAGEPTEKETEEVTSLWQSSLFNANFDIQRFVVGSNRVIFMLRDGSFAWEVKDFLVAQERCAEVTVEGQVFPGKAAKKDDSAKAKQQNEVNTKKKGKKKSEGKKPDLDGNKASKDKVEL